ATAGTTAAATTATACAGAAAGAAAAATTCTTATTCAATAAAAGATGAGCATTTATTTGTTTTTTTTACACTCCCTTGACACTCTAAAACAATTGCTATATTATGTTTGTAATATTATGTTTTTAAATGAAAACTAATCTAATATATGAAGGCAAAAGAAAATTATAAAAACGATGATTAAGAGGAGTAATCAGAAAATGGCCCAAAGAGAGGAAGGATCACCGGGTGCAAGTCCTTCCGGGTACAGGCTGATGAAGGTCGCTTATGAGTTCTGCAGTTGAACAGGCAAATCTGCCTTCAGTAGATTGCAGCGGCATGGACCGTTATTCCAAAAAGTAGCCCTGTTATCAGGGAATTGTGGTGGTACCGCGGAAGAATAGCCTTTCGTCCATTTTTTGGATGAGAGGTTTTTTTACTTCAAGTAAGTTATTTTAATCCTTGAGCGAAGCGAGTTTGATGTTAAACCCGTGCTTGTGTGGAATCACAAGTATTATTAATTTTACGTGAAATTAAGAAAAGATTAAAATTAAGTTTAAATTTATTAGGTAAATAATTCAGTAATGATTCAGGAGGAATTAGAAATGGAACAGGAAAAAATTCTTGCAAAAACTTATGACCCTGCTCAAGTAGAGGACAGGATTTACAATGAATGGACGAACAAAGGCTATTTTCATGCCAATATTGATGAAAATAAAAAACCTTTCACTATAGTGATACCTCCCCCAAATATCACAGGGCAGCTTCATATGGGGCATGCTCTTGATAATACACTTCAGGATATCCTAATAAGATGGAAAAGGATGCAGGGTTATTCAGCTCTTTGGCTTCCAGGTACAGACCATGCAAGTATAGCTACTGAGGCTAAGATTGTTGAAGCTATGGCAAAGGAAGGGCTTACCAAAGAGGATATTGGAAGAGAGAAATTTTTAGAGAGAGCCTGGGAGTGGAAAAGAGTTTATGGAGGAAGAATTGTTGAGCAGCTTAAAAAATTAGGTAGCTCCTGTGACTGGGACCGTGAAAGATTTACAATGGATGAAGGCTTATCCAGAGCCGTACTTGAGGTTTTTATAAGATTGTATAAAAAAGGCCTCATATACAGGGGAGAAAGAATAATTAACTGGTGTCCAAAATGTAATACCTCTATTTCTGATGCTGAAGTTGAATATGAAGAGAAGGAAGGGCACTTCTGGCATATTAAGTATCCCATTAAGGGCAGAGACGAGTATATAGTAATAGCTACCACCAGACCTGAGACAATGCTGGGAGATACCGCTGTTGCTGTACATCCTGAGGATGAGAGGTATAAGCATCTGGTTGGATGTTATGCTATACTTCCCCTTATGAACAGAGAGATACCTATTATAGCCGATGAATATGTAGAGAAGGATTTTGGAACAGGAGCTGTTAAAATTACTCCTGCTCATGATCCTAACGACTTTGAAATTGGATTGAGGCATAATCTTTCTCAGATAAAAGTAATCGGCGATGACGCAACTATGACAGAAAATGCAGGGCATTATGCCGGCATGGACAGATATGAAGCAAGGAAGCAAATAGTCGAAGATCTGAAGAACCTGGATCTGCTTCTGAAAATAGAAGATCACACTCATAATGTTGGAACCTGTTACAGATGCAGTACTGTTATAGAACCGCTGATATCAAAACAGTGGTTTGTCCGTATGGAGCCCCTGGCAAAACCTGCAATTGAAGCTGTAAAAAATGGTACCATAAAGTTTGTGCCTGAAAGATTTTCCAAAATATATTTCAACTGGATGGAAAATATACAAGACTGGTGTATTTCCAGACAGTTATGGTGGGGACACAGAATACCTGCTTACTATTGCCAGGAATGCGGGTTCACAATGGTTGAACACCAAAAACCGGAAAAATGCAGCAAATGCGGAAGTACTGATATAGAACAGGATCCCGATACTCTTGATACCTGGTTCAGTTCAGCTCTCTGGCCTTTTTCCACCCTTGGATGGC
This region of Clostridiaceae bacterium genomic DNA includes:
- a CDS encoding valine--tRNA ligase, coding for MEQEKILAKTYDPAQVEDRIYNEWTNKGYFHANIDENKKPFTIVIPPPNITGQLHMGHALDNTLQDILIRWKRMQGYSALWLPGTDHASIATEAKIVEAMAKEGLTKEDIGREKFLERAWEWKRVYGGRIVEQLKKLGSSCDWDRERFTMDEGLSRAVLEVFIRLYKKGLIYRGERIINWCPKCNTSISDAEVEYEEKEGHFWHIKYPIKGRDEYIVIATTRPETMLGDTAVAVHPEDERYKHLVGCYAILPLMNREIPIIADEYVEKDFGTGAVKITPAHDPNDFEIGLRHNLSQIKVIGDDATMTENAGHYAGMDRYEARKQIVEDLKNLDLLLKIEDHTHNVGTCYRCSTVIEPLISKQWFVRMEPLAKPAIEAVKNGTIKFVPERFSKIYFNWMENIQDWCISRQLWWGHRIPAYYCQECGFTMVEHQKPEKCSKCGSTDIEQDPDTLDTWFSSALWPFSTLGWPDETEDLKYFYPTDVLVTGYDIIFFWVARMIFSALEHTGKEPFKYVFIHGIVRDALGRKMSKSLGNGIDPLEIIEQYGTDALRFTLTIGISPGNDLRFSTEKVESSRNFANKIWNAARFVLMNFDDDLDFSKVDVNKFTIADKWILSRMNTIIKEVTENLEKFEVGIALQKIYEFIWEEFCDWYIELAKPMIYDRENPSRLEAQYVLNHVLSNSMKLLHPFMPFITEEIYQHLVDIDESIMISKWPEYREEYNFEDDVEKMELIMSAIKSIRNIRAEMNVPVSRKTKLIFVSERAEMGNIISEGEKYFIRLAGASEVVFQSDKHGIPSTAVSGVIPGAQIYIPLEDLIDIDKEIERLEKEKANLEGELKRVEGKLNNKGFISKAPEKVVQEEREKQAKYQDMYNKVVERLNALKG